cttcctcaggGACCCCAACGACCCTCGAGACTCCAAGTCTCCGCAGTGGCCACCGTACACCACTGCCGCGCAGCAATATGTGAGCCTGAACCTGAAGCCCTTGGAGGTGCGGCGGGGACTGCGCGCCCAGACCTGCGCCTTCTGGAATCGCTTTCTCCCTAAATTGCTCAGCGACACCGGTAGGCGCGTGGGGTCGGGGAGCAGGGAATGCACAAGGCGGCAAGGGttggaaggaggggagagagaaggggtgcGAAACACCGGGTGTAATCCCTCTCTTCTCCACCTCCCCCAGCCACGGAGGCTCCCTGCACCTGCCCAAGCCCCGCCCATGGGGAGGCTGCCCCGAGGCCCGGGCCCGACTTATCCCTgtccctcctctgcttcctttttctcttccactcCGGGCTTCCGGGGCTCTAACTACAACCCTTTCCCCTTCTGGCCCCAGAGCACACTCAGTCTAGTGTGTGGCTGAGAAGGGGCCCCTCTCGGGAATACAGCACCTCACGCCATTCTCAAGCCGAGACAAACTGGACAGACTCAGGGACTTTTGtttaaacaaaaactcaaaaaacagtttttttttttttttttaatgtaaaaattacCCTTTGGAGCTTGAGCCTGGTGTTGAGGGGAGAAGGATCCGGGACTAGCCGGCGCCAGCCAATGGGTTTTATAATCGCCAACCATTTCCGTATCTTCTCTTTTCCCCACCAACCCACGGACCCTCCTCCCATTCTGATCCTGTCCCTCCCCTGCATCTTCCGGtggtttttctcctctctccttcctaccACACTTCACGTCTACCTTCACTCTCCGGATCATCCACTGTTCTCGTTCCACTACCCCACTCGGCCTCCGACAATGCGGGTATGCCGGCGCACTCACGACCGACCTCCACTACCCGACCTGTTCCgtttcttcctcccactcttacGGGGTACCCTGGCCGCAGACACGCTGGACGAGGCGGAGCGCCAGTGGAAGGCCGAGTTCCACCGCTGGAGCTCCTACATGGTGCACTGGAAGAACCAGTTCGACCACTATAGCAAGCAGGAGCGCTGCTCAGACCTGTGACCCCTTGGGGACCCCAGGTCCTGCCGCCCTGCCCGAGCCCCTAGCTGtatatatactatttatttaAGGGCTGGGATATAATACAACCGAGCCCCCAGGCCCTGTCCACCCTGCCCCGACTTCCTACCACTAGGGGCTCCCCATCTTCTGCATGTCTTGGGCTGAGCTTCCCTCCCCGCGGTGCCTTCGCCCCTCTGGGCCGCCAATAAACTGTTACAGCCACTTAAGAGTCTGTGCAGCCGCGGGAAGTTGGGGCGGGGAAAAGCCAAAGAGCCCCTGCCCGCAGCATCCGGCGGAAGCGAGCGCTAGGCCCGCCCCTAGGGGCGGAGCTTGCGACTGCGCAAGGCTGGTTTGCGGCTCCTTTTAGACGGTTCGGCGTCTCATTGCTGCTAGCCTGTTCGGTGAGAGTTCCCAGGTTCTCTGTGCCCACACTGCCCGTAGCTGATCCCAGAAAACACCAGGAAGCCGGAACTCGCCCTGCCTCGGTGACAGCTGCTCTACTGAGCACCCTGGAGCTGCTGAAGGACGTGCACCTGGGCCTGCCCGTGCCCTGCCCGGCTCCCGCCCGACTGGCCCTGCTCTCAGGCCACTACCTTTACTATCACTACGGGTGCGATGGACTGGATGACCGTGGCTGGGGATGTGGCTACCGTACCCTGCAGACGCTGTGCTCCTGGCCAGAGGGCCAGTCCTCGGGCGTGCCTGGGCTGGCAGCCTTGCAGGGAGCCCTAGAGGACATGGGCGACAAGCCTCCAGGGTTCCGGGGTTCCCGGAACTGGATTGGCTGTGTAGAGGCCAGTCTATGCCTAGAACATTTCGGAGGACTTCAGGGGCGCCTATGCCACTTGCCCCGCGGAGCAGGGCTTAGGGGAGAAGTGGAGCGGTTGTATTCACACTTCACAGGGGGCGGGGGCCCAGTAATGGTGGGAGGAGATGCAGATGCCCAGTCCAAGGCCCTGCTGGGAATCTGTGAGGGGCCAAGTATGGAAGTCTATGTCTTGATACTGGACCCACACTACTGGGGAACTCCGAAAGAGCGTTGTGAACTGCAAGCTGCTGGATGGGTGGgctggcaaaaggcaagcagTGTCTTTGATTCCAGTTCCTTCTACAACCTGTGCTTGACCAGACAGATCTGAATCAACACGCCCTGCCTGCACTGTTGGATAGATTCCAGAGCAGACTGATCTCTGACACCTATTTACTTCGCACAGGCTCCTGCAGCAGAGAAGTCTCTCAACAGCAAAACTTTGGGCCAGGCGCAATGACACGGTCAGGtgactgagttcaaagccaacctggtctacacagcaagttctaggccagcctgagattAGATACTGTTCTGAAAATGATAATAAATCGACCTAATTCAGCTTACTATTGCTCAGCCTGTGTTTGGGAAGGGACATACTGCACATAGTTAACAGACACTACCAAAGTAGTTTTACTAGCAGGTAAAATAACgtacaaaaaaaaattctcagctgaTGGGATACCAGTGGTCACAGGTACAGATATAgcgatgggggggggggggagcgtgGATGGTTCAAAAGAAATCAACGTCATCTGGGGCATCCAGGTCCCGATACTCCACTATGGCCCTTGGGTCTCCTCGAACCATCCTGTGAAACAAAGGAAGTGTGAACACACGTCCCTAGTCCCTACAGTCCGAGGAGGGGAAGCAGCTTGGGCATTGTTCATGCTCACCTGTTCCGGGGTTTCCCAGGATAACCGCCTTGACCACGGAAAGCATCATAGTTCCCTCGACCGGCACCGTATGGGGCATGGGGGTATGGAGGCCCTCCTGTTGGGACTGCAGGGCGGACAGCACCAGCTATGACAAAGACCCAGGGTGAACTAAACACTGACCTCAACCTCAGCCTAAGCTTTGTAGCCCCCTACAAACACAAACCCCTGCACTGCCTTTCCACACTCACCTCCATAGCCCAAGATGGGAGGCCGGGGCTGACCGTATGGCATCAAGCCCTGTGGTGTCTGATGTGGGTAGGGAAGTCCTGGGGTCAGGCCTGGGGGGAGTACAGCATGGACAGGAACATGAAttactgcggggggggggggggggggaaggggaaaaagcCCTGAAGGTCAGTGGAGTCAAAGGGATGGTAGCCACCATAGAGCGTATCTTACTCTGGGCGGGGCCAGGTGGCTGCGCTGGCTTCATCTCAGGCAAAGCTGGGCGCTTGGCATCGGTGAGGAAGTTGTTAAAGAATGCCACCTCCTTCTTCACCTCTTCGATCTTCTCGGCATGCTTATTGAAGATATGTTTGCGCACAAACTCCGGACCCTGGGGGGAGGAGATGAGGACAGCACGATGCAGTCTCTTCCCCCCGTAGGCCCCGCTGGAAGGTAATAGCCTCCTCAGTCTTTTAGGGGTCTTGCTACTGAGGCCCACCTCCCAATCCACCCTACCGGCTCTTTTCACATCCCAGACCTTGAATTTCTTGCCACTGAGAGGACATAGCCACTTATCCTTGCCCAGTTCCTGCGTGTTGGAGGTGACAAACTTCTCCACTTCCTGCTCTGGGTCTTTGCGACCCATCTTCTGGGCCTCTTCCTCAGAAAGGGATTCACGCACACTCAGCAGTGGAGTCAGTTTCTCCTCAAATGTCTTCTGCCACTCCAGCACTGTGCGGATGACAAAGGTGGGCTGAGGGAACTGAAGCACGGGtaagaggaggggcaggaggggacaGCTTGGTTATGAGAGACAGGGGGGCCTGGGTGTACCTTCTCCATGACTGACTCGGTTGGGAGGCACGGGCCCCCGAACGTGGATTATGCCGCAGCGGTTGGGCATCTCGTCTTCATTAGGGTACTCACAGGTGTTGTAATAATCCAGAGAATGCACAATGCGTAAATAGAGAAGAAGTTTATCCAAAACCTGGGGTAGGGTGGGAGGGGGACACACAAGGTTACTCCTCAGGCCTCATACAGACACAGCACA
This portion of the Arvicanthis niloticus isolate mArvNil1 chromosome 24, mArvNil1.pat.X, whole genome shotgun sequence genome encodes:
- the Ufsp1 gene encoding ufm1-specific protease 1, with the protein product ESVQPREVGAGKSQRAPARSIRRKRALGPPLGAELATAQGWFAAPFRRFGVSLLLACSVRVPRFSVPTLPVADPRKHQEAGTRPASVTAALLSTLELLKDVHLGLPVPCPAPARLALLSGHYLYYHYGCDGLDDRGWGCGYRTLQTLCSWPEGQSSGVPGLAALQGALEDMGDKPPGFRGSRNWIGCVEASLCLEHFGGLQGRLCHLPRGAGLRGEVERLYSHFTGGGGPVMVGGDADAQSKALLGICEGPSMEVYVLILDPHYWGTPKERCELQAAGWVGWQKASSVFDSSSFYNLCLTRQI